One genomic window of Roseobacter ponti includes the following:
- a CDS encoding acyl-CoA synthetase → MTFAGTKDCEAIEAEMPWADRPEPPTLYGVLSKTAAKFPDLNAVSYQIFSGPGDKAETLSWSELKDKTTQAANLFRSLGVTEKDVVAYVLPNANETVLALLGGAVAGIVNPINPLLDAEQIGSILRETGASVVVTLRPFPKTDVADKTAEAVALAPGVKTVLEVDLLRYLTPPKSWIVPLIRPRLKVQNQAKYLNFNAELAKQPKTLTFDDIQEDRVACYFHTGGTTGMPKVAQHRYSGLVYNGWLGKTLLFSEEDTIICPLPLFHVFACHVILMAALVSGAHVVFPTPQGYRGEGVMDNFWKLVERWKVTFIITVPTAISAKMQRPIDADVSTVKTAFSGSAPLPLELFRRFEKATGVTLVEGYGLTEATCLVSCNPTDGEKKVGSIGIPLPYCDVKIYKSTSDGPVKAEIDEIGEICVSNPGVYVGNTYTEQEKNNDLYFGDHLRTGDLGRVDADGYLWITGRAKDLIIRGGHNIDPAEIEEALLHHEAVAFAGAIGQPDAHAGEVPCAFVELVAGASVTEEELLAFCKVRVHERAAQPRHLTIMDELPKTAVGKIFKPDLRKHAITRIYNQALEAAGVAARVVSVVDDKKRGLVAQVEANGADEAAIGEVLGDFVRPWEMTGSAMAAE, encoded by the coding sequence ATGACATTTGCAGGGACGAAAGACTGCGAGGCAATTGAGGCAGAAATGCCATGGGCGGACCGGCCTGAGCCGCCGACGCTCTATGGTGTGCTGAGTAAAACAGCCGCAAAATTCCCTGACCTGAATGCCGTCAGTTACCAGATTTTCTCCGGGCCCGGCGACAAGGCAGAAACGCTCAGCTGGTCAGAGCTCAAAGACAAAACCACTCAGGCCGCCAACCTCTTCCGCTCGCTTGGCGTGACGGAAAAGGACGTTGTGGCCTATGTCCTGCCCAATGCCAATGAGACGGTACTGGCGCTCCTTGGCGGGGCGGTGGCGGGGATTGTGAACCCGATCAACCCGCTGCTGGATGCAGAACAGATCGGCTCCATTCTGCGCGAGACCGGCGCCAGTGTCGTCGTGACGCTGCGGCCGTTTCCCAAGACCGATGTGGCGGACAAAACTGCTGAAGCGGTGGCCCTCGCACCCGGTGTCAAAACAGTGCTTGAGGTGGATCTTCTGCGGTATCTTACGCCGCCGAAATCCTGGATCGTGCCGCTGATCCGGCCCAGACTGAAAGTGCAGAACCAGGCGAAATATCTGAACTTCAACGCGGAGCTGGCCAAACAGCCAAAAACGCTCACATTTGACGATATTCAGGAAGACCGGGTGGCCTGCTATTTCCACACCGGCGGCACCACGGGTATGCCGAAGGTGGCGCAGCACCGGTATTCCGGGCTTGTTTATAACGGCTGGCTGGGCAAAACGCTGCTTTTCTCCGAAGAAGACACGATCATCTGTCCGCTGCCGCTTTTTCACGTCTTTGCCTGCCATGTGATCCTGATGGCAGCGCTTGTTTCAGGCGCGCACGTCGTTTTCCCGACGCCTCAGGGCTATCGCGGCGAGGGCGTGATGGACAACTTCTGGAAGCTCGTTGAACGCTGGAAAGTCACCTTTATAATCACGGTGCCAACTGCGATTTCTGCCAAAATGCAGCGCCCGATTGATGCGGATGTGAGCACCGTGAAAACCGCCTTCTCCGGATCAGCGCCTCTGCCGCTTGAACTTTTCCGGCGTTTTGAAAAGGCCACGGGCGTGACCCTTGTCGAAGGCTACGGGCTGACCGAGGCGACCTGTCTGGTGTCCTGCAACCCGACCGACGGCGAAAAGAAAGTAGGCTCCATCGGTATCCCGCTGCCCTATTGCGACGTGAAGATCTACAAAAGCACATCGGACGGGCCGGTGAAGGCTGAAATTGATGAGATTGGCGAAATCTGTGTGTCAAATCCCGGCGTTTATGTTGGGAACACCTACACAGAGCAGGAAAAGAATAACGATCTTTATTTTGGCGATCATCTGCGCACGGGAGATCTGGGCCGCGTCGATGCAGACGGATATCTGTGGATCACCGGGCGGGCAAAGGACCTGATCATTCGCGGCGGTCACAATATTGATCCGGCGGAAATCGAAGAGGCGTTGCTGCATCACGAGGCGGTTGCCTTTGCGGGGGCCATCGGCCAGCCGGATGCGCATGCGGGCGAGGTGCCCTGCGCCTTTGTCGAGCTGGTGGCGGGCGCGAGCGTTACCGAAGAAGAGCTGCTGGCCTTCTGCAAGGTGCGGGTACATGAGCGCGCAGCACAGCCGCGGCATCTGACCATCATGGACGAACTGCCCAAAACGGCTGTGGGCAAGATCTTCAAACCCGACCTGCGCAAACATGCGATCACCCGCATCTATAATCAGGCGCTTGAAGCGGCAGGGGTGGCGGCGCGTGTGGTGTCGGTCGTTGATGACAAAAAACGCGGGCTGGTGGCTCAGGTCGAGGCAAACGGCGCGGATGAGGCCGCAATCGGTGAGGTGCTGGGCGATTTCGTGCGCCCGTGGGAGATGACCGGCAGCGCGATGGCCGCAGAGTAA